A section of the Pelorhabdus rhamnosifermentans genome encodes:
- a CDS encoding FIST N-terminal domain-containing protein, with the protein MKKEDQQIIEVGYGMAKGNSSFSVGMKAAKQAVLSIYVHAVSAVLVFASVVYDLDEVLQGIHSVVGEAPVFGATTAGEICNGIHKETVLVIALASPFLRVHCGIGTDESKDWRRALNEAVNSSAVKPFFYNASEYKRAMRRQGRDAFIMLFSPGNTRQSDDYSFEIVEALKERSLGEFPIIGGSPADDWRMEQNYILHAQQAYPDSLLVVVFETELQFGISLAHGFRPTDMRATVTAVDGYEILTLDGIAAADVYSKLVGLPRNKLEENHLAYTTGATIGIADSLGQYSVNIANYFTHRGGIRVAQPVSVGTVFIRMEPEPDSMVSAGVEGIRRAIIRGGITDIALGIAYYCALRPRIMGDKSEQEIQDMTKVLAGKPLVGFCSLGEQGVADNGDSRHSNSAVACLVLGSQLSQAAQIAFENNELLAEVEAQKEMLSKTNKVLLKEIAERKKIEAVLRESETKLKDFAQAVPDISLIIDEDGRYIEVFDSGYKLLKRSKEELNGCILHQRFPAEEAEAILRQIRQTILSDTPQCFVHEVEVGEEKRFFEGRTAPMEYLFNGKRTVAAVAIDVTERRKAERLLEFAYELRRKSDFINDIITGNTKVDEQAIATAKTFGIDFSIPLFCCLLTMNKLAESTTEETSSDTTNSEMLKNNIIELLSRDSNYLLWDCRKGIGVLCQIGTKDDDWENSMQFAFQLQKKIIRYAPGMVVRIGVSNMHTGTHCINEGYRQAWSAVVAARCQSESSKAINHFRDIGIAQLLANMGGKKQAAEFVYEKLGKLIDYDHKKGTDLLLTLEKILQNNSLKESAEKMYIHHKTMAFRKKRIEKILGVSIDEFEIKLALAAAVKLYKLSNIFNE; encoded by the coding sequence GTGAAAAAAGAAGATCAGCAAATAATTGAAGTTGGATATGGAATGGCTAAAGGTAATTCGTCCTTTTCTGTTGGCATGAAAGCAGCTAAGCAGGCAGTATTGTCCATCTATGTACATGCTGTTTCAGCGGTGTTGGTATTTGCTTCTGTAGTTTACGATCTAGATGAGGTGCTGCAAGGCATTCATAGCGTAGTGGGAGAAGCACCTGTTTTTGGGGCTACAACAGCTGGTGAAATTTGCAATGGGATACATAAGGAGACTGTTTTGGTTATAGCTTTAGCTTCTCCATTTTTACGGGTACATTGTGGAATAGGTACAGATGAATCAAAAGATTGGCGGCGAGCTTTGAATGAAGCGGTCAACTCTTCGGCAGTAAAACCTTTTTTCTATAATGCTTCTGAGTATAAGCGGGCAATGAGACGGCAAGGCAGGGATGCCTTTATCATGCTTTTTTCGCCGGGCAATACGCGACAAAGCGACGATTATAGCTTTGAAATTGTGGAAGCGCTTAAGGAACGGTCCTTGGGGGAATTCCCCATTATCGGTGGATCACCGGCTGACGATTGGCGGATGGAACAAAATTATATTCTACATGCACAGCAAGCTTATCCCGACAGCCTGCTTGTGGTCGTTTTTGAAACGGAGCTTCAATTCGGAATATCGTTAGCGCATGGCTTCCGTCCGACTGATATGCGGGCAACGGTGACTGCCGTTGATGGATATGAAATTTTAACGTTAGATGGGATTGCGGCGGCTGATGTTTACAGCAAATTAGTTGGTTTGCCGAGGAATAAATTAGAAGAAAATCATTTGGCCTATACAACGGGTGCTACGATTGGTATAGCAGATTCGCTGGGACAGTACAGTGTGAATATTGCCAACTATTTTACGCACCGTGGCGGGATTCGCGTAGCGCAGCCAGTGTCGGTAGGAACTGTCTTTATCCGAATGGAGCCTGAGCCGGATAGTATGGTGAGCGCTGGTGTGGAAGGCATACGCCGGGCAATCATCCGAGGAGGAATTACGGACATCGCACTTGGCATAGCCTATTATTGTGCTTTACGGCCTAGAATCATGGGCGATAAATCTGAACAAGAAATTCAAGATATGACAAAAGTATTAGCAGGAAAACCGTTAGTCGGTTTCTGTAGTCTCGGGGAGCAGGGAGTCGCTGATAATGGCGATAGCCGTCATAGTAATTCTGCGGTTGCTTGTCTGGTGCTTGGCAGCCAATTATCACAGGCGGCCCAGATTGCTTTTGAAAATAATGAACTCTTAGCAGAAGTGGAAGCGCAGAAGGAAATGCTGAGCAAAACTAACAAGGTGTTGCTAAAGGAAATTGCCGAGCGCAAGAAAATTGAAGCGGTTTTGCGGGAAAGTGAAACGAAGTTAAAAGACTTTGCTCAGGCTGTGCCTGACATTAGTTTAATTATTGATGAGGATGGCCGATATATCGAAGTATTTGACAGTGGCTACAAACTGTTAAAGCGGTCGAAAGAAGAATTGAATGGATGTATACTTCATCAGAGATTTCCGGCAGAAGAAGCTGAAGCTATACTAAGACAAATACGGCAGACTATTTTGTCTGATACGCCGCAGTGTTTTGTTCATGAAGTGGAGGTTGGAGAAGAAAAGCGATTTTTTGAAGGCAGGACAGCGCCGATGGAGTATCTGTTTAATGGCAAAAGAACGGTAGCTGCTGTAGCAATTGATGTTACAGAACGGCGGAAAGCAGAAAGACTGCTCGAATTTGCCTATGAACTGCGGCGCAAGAGTGATTTTATTAATGATATCATTACCGGAAATACTAAGGTAGATGAACAGGCTATCGCGACCGCTAAGACCTTTGGGATCGATTTTTCCATTCCCTTGTTCTGCTGTTTACTAACTATGAATAAACTTGCCGAGTCAACAACAGAAGAAACGAGTAGTGATACTACTAATAGTGAAATGTTAAAAAATAATATCATTGAGCTATTGAGTCGCGACTCCAATTATTTATTATGGGATTGCCGCAAAGGGATAGGCGTCTTATGTCAAATAGGGACCAAGGACGATGATTGGGAAAATAGCATGCAATTCGCTTTTCAGCTTCAGAAAAAAATTATTCGCTATGCCCCTGGAATGGTGGTGAGAATTGGTGTTAGTAATATGCACACCGGAACTCACTGTATAAATGAAGGTTATCGGCAAGCATGGAGCGCTGTTGTTGCGGCTCGGTGTCAGAGTGAAAGCAGCAAGGCAATTAATCATTTTCGCGACATAGGCATTGCTCAGCTGTTAGCAAACATGGGCGGTAAAAAACAGGCTGCTGAATTTGTTTATGAAAAACTTGGTAAACTCATTGATTATGACCACAAAAAGGGGACGGACCTTCTGCTTACTCTTGAGAAAATTCTGCAAAATAATAGCTTGAAAGAATCAGCAGAAAAAATGTATATTCACCATAAGACGATGGCTTTTCGTAAAAAACGTATTGAAAAAATATTAGGGGTTTCTATTGATGAGTTTGAGATAAAACTGGCTCTAGCGGCGGCAGTCAAATTGTATAAACTGAGTAATATTTTCAACGAATAG